The window gcacaagtataaacatcaggccacttacataggctacggcgaaagctctgcgtggagcctccgcagaaccataaaatgGCCTTGAGAAAAAActtcttttagataaaaaaacaCGTTTTTTACTCTGTTGTACTGCTTCAGTCTTTCATTGGCCATTATTTCTCACATGAGCCACAATGTTATACATTTGTCAGACCTCTATTTCACAGGTCAGGATGATGGAGCTTCAAACAGAGAAGAGATTCCACAACTTGACCCTCGAGCAAATCCAGGCTCTGGACACGGTCTTGACTGAGGTGATCCCCATCCACGGGCGAGGAAATTTCCCCACACTGCAGGTGAGAGCTAAAGACATCATTCGTGTGGTGAAGGATCGGCTGGTCGAAAGAGACATCCAGGTGAAAGATATACGGCTGAATGGCGCAACTGCCAGCCACGTTCTGGTGAGGGATAACTGCCTGGGCTACAGAGACTTGGACATCATTTTTGGAGTGGAGCTGCCCAGGCAGGAGGACCTCCAGGTGATAAAGGAGGTGGTGCTGGGCAGCCTACGAGACCTCCTTCCTTGTGGAGTTAACAGACGGAAGATCACCTGCCTGACAATGAAGGAGGCCTACGTGCAAAAGATGGTGAAAGTTTTCAATGAGCACGACAGATGGAGCCTTATCTCGCTTTCTAACAACAGAGCTAAAACCGTGGGGCTCAGATTTGTCAGCTCCCTTCGAAGGCAGTTTGAGTTCAGTGTGGACTCCTTCCAGATAATATTAGACCGTATGCTGGAGTATTATTGGGAGACTGAAAGGAAACAAGGAGGAAAGCTGGCATTGAATGCTGGGAATTTGTCTAAAAGAGACAATGAGGATGAAAACAAAGAGCAAAATAAATCAAGCATTCCTCGGGATGTTGAAGCGGATATTGAAAAGGACTCCAGCGGAGAAAGTCCATGCCAGGATGAAGCTGTTTCTGTGCTTGATACAGAGCTTCCACTTGCAAAGGTTGAGCATGCGGATGGAAAGCACAAAGCACAGGAGGTGTTAAAACCTGAGAGCATTAACTTACAGCAGGTGGGAGTGGATGGCATAGGGGATGTTCATTCAGGGGAGGACATTGTGTTTGAGATGTGTGAAAAAAATGGAGAAGAAAAAGGACAGTTCCACAGTGATTATCCTCTAGTTTCATCCCCTAAAGCTTTATTAACAGATGTCAGGGATCCACTGATGACACATGCATGTTTAAAGCCACAGAGTAATGAAGAGCTGTCTGACTCACAAGCCTTCCAACCAGCAGCCAAGTCAGCTCAACAGGAAAAAGTCCATTGTGCCGAAATTCCTCAGTTCAAAGTTGACTCTGTAATCCGCAGGACTGAGAATACCTCAAGCCCACAAGATTCACATCTTGaattttcctttcctcctccagCTAAGAAAACGTGCAGCACATCACAGGACATTGTACCTGATTATTGCCCTTCACCAAAATTGCAAAGGAAAATGTCAAGAAAGATGATCAGTATGCCGGAGAAATGGTCTTTACTGACTGATTTGTCAGATCTTACAACACAGCTGTTCCCACCCATAGAAATACCCAAACCACTTCAGCCAAAGCCTCCTTTACTGGACAGCGATCAAGTTCATGGCTCAAATGTTCCAGCCTCCAAGCCAGAGACCTTAGACGCCCTTACAGCTCCCATGTGCATTCCAGACAGTACACTTCAGGATGGGACTGGCTCGAATGAAACTGTGGAACAAACTGTTAAGCCAAAACACTCGAAGAAGCCTCCTGATTCAGAGACTCAAAGCCACACACGTGCAGCACATGTTCAGCCTCAGATCAATGAGCAAACACCCGAGCTGGCCGACACTGTCCCAAACAGGTGCGGGGCAAGCTCATGGGCCGGGGCATCAGGGGAGCCCACAATCACTGTTGAAGCAGAGTGCATGTACGGAGACTTTGAACTGGCGATGGACCAACTCCGCCACCGCCTCATCGCCACCCACAACCCAGAGGAGATCCGAGGAGGGGGCCTGCTAAAATACAGCGACCTGCTGGTGAGGAACTTCCGACCAGCCAGTGAGACAGAGATCAAGTCCTTGGAGCGCTACATGTGCTCCCGCTTCTTCATCGACTTTCCTGACGTGAGCGAGCAGCAGCGTAAGATCGAGGCCTACTTGCAGTGCCATTTCATTGGCAATGAGGAGACGAGCAAGTACGACTACCTGATGACCCTGCGGCGTGTGATAGATGAGAGCACGGTGTGTTTGATGGGACACGAGAGGAGACAGACGCTCAACATGATCACAGTCCTGGCTCTGAGGGTGCTGGGCGAGCAGAACGCCATCCCCAACACGGCCAACGTCACCTGTTTCTATCAGCCGGCTCCATACATGACAGAGCCAATTTACAGCAGCTACTTCATCACCCAGGCCCAGCCCCCGCTTGTCTACCACCCCTACCCGCTGCATGTCCACATGCAGACTGGCCTGGTGTAGCTACAGTGACATGCCCACAGGGAGGCATGTAGGCTGCTTTCAGCATGGTGCTCTGCAAGCAGAGGCACAAATGGAAGTTTTGACAACAACAGGCAACCATGGGCGCAGTGTTGTTTGATGCTTTGAAACCCCTCCTGCTTATGACACGAACGATCATGAAAGGTCAGAACTGAAAGGGGTCTGGAGGCAAAGCATGTCACCCTTTCAAGATGAACACTTTTGCAAAGGAAAGAAACGCTAAGAGCTCGTAGAGAGGATTTAATTGACGTAGAGGGACTGTGTTTACGGCTGTTTCAGCTCAGCTTTGGCAGGGCTCTATACCGGTCACCATCCCATGTCGAGGAGAATTTAGTAAAGTGACAATTCTCCAACATATAAAAAACATACTACCTGTTGGCAGCATAAATCTTGATTTGGTTAACGTTTgaataatttaaataataacGTTTCTGAGGGGTTAAAAAACCCCATAAATCTGTTTTGTGAATCATCAGTCTCTGTGGAGTACATTTCAGTATGTGACTAATAGGCTACCTGCATTCCCTGTATAGACATAGGACACCGTTTAGTGAGGGCATACATTAGACTAAATTTGCTGTGGTATTTCCATGATATCGTAAGTTTTATATTTGTGAATGTGAACACCCCCCCCAATGTCAAAGATGGAAACAAGAGATCGTGGTTCGGTTCCATTAGGTCAGGTACGAAAATGATTGGGGTAGTGAGGGGGGCTGATCCTCATCTTGCCATCCTGAGGGTTGTTAAGAAATTTGTGATTCAATAAATTCTGACCAGAAATACAGAAATCACTGAAAAACTGCTTAAACTTGGgcagaaaaatatgttttcttgtTGGAATCCCTCTCTCATAATTAAGTAAAATGTTTTGGGAGCCTTACATGTTTTCTTTGAATATTAAAAGCTTATTTATGCAACTACACTGCAAAGAAAAGCTAAAAGATATACATTTTGGATGAGACAAAAGACCCTCCCCTGCTCTCCCTAAAACatcagaccccccccccaacatcagtcaaaattaaaaaatccTCTCCCCCTTTTATAATTTTCCCACAGCCCCTTGGAATATTAAACCAAACTGGTGTTAGTAAGTGTTCAGTTGTGCTTTtgcattgtaatattttttgctttttagtGCTAGAAGTATTAAACCAGTAGTTGTGGCCATATCTCTGAATCTGTATTCAAACTGCATTTTATCAAACCAATTCTCCTATTCCATGTCAGAGAAACATGACAAGGCTTTACCTCATGGTGATATTATGAAGAAAGCCTTGGCTGTCCTGTTCTTTCTGCTGAAAATGGAAAGAGCATGTTTAATTCTGTTTCCCCCACATTTCCAACGGGTTGAATAGACTTCCAGTGTGTAATACATGGTGACACTTGTTTGTTGTAATGGACATAGTGAATGTTCTGTCAGGGTTTTGCCTGCTATTGTGAACAAAAATGTTCCTGCACATTTCAATTATTCAAGCAGTCTACGATGCAGCCAGCAGTTATTgcactctgtctctgtgtgtttgttcattGTGTATGCAGCTACAGTACATGTTctcagtattaaaaaaaacaaaacaacttaaGCACAGGCGAGGATATGTGGGCCGTTCACACTAAGTCTGAGACTGAAGCACAATGTAATGTGAGTAATGAGTAATGAAAGTGTCTCTGACATGCTCGTGAATCTCCAACTAAATATTGAAGACGTCTGAAATACTGTGTGCCGTAGTGCCCTATGTAGCTTGTGATGTATCTATCTCAAGAC is drawn from Sander vitreus isolate 19-12246 chromosome 13, sanVit1, whole genome shotgun sequence and contains these coding sequences:
- the LOC144527733 gene encoding terminal nucleotidyltransferase 5D-like, whose protein sequence is MMELQTEKRFHNLTLEQIQALDTVLTEVIPIHGRGNFPTLQVRAKDIIRVVKDRLVERDIQVKDIRLNGATASHVLVRDNCLGYRDLDIIFGVELPRQEDLQVIKEVVLGSLRDLLPCGVNRRKITCLTMKEAYVQKMVKVFNEHDRWSLISLSNNRAKTVGLRFVSSLRRQFEFSVDSFQIILDRMLEYYWETERKQGGKLALNAGNLSKRDNEDENKEQNKSSIPRDVEADIEKDSSGESPCQDEAVSVLDTELPLAKVEHADGKHKAQEVLKPESINLQQVGVDGIGDVHSGEDIVFEMCEKNGEEKGQFHSDYPLVSSPKALLTDVRDPLMTHACLKPQSNEELSDSQAFQPAAKSAQQEKVHCAEIPQFKVDSVIRRTENTSSPQDSHLEFSFPPPAKKTCSTSQDIVPDYCPSPKLQRKMSRKMISMPEKWSLLTDLSDLTTQLFPPIEIPKPLQPKPPLLDSDQVHGSNVPASKPETLDALTAPMCIPDSTLQDGTGSNETVEQTVKPKHSKKPPDSETQSHTRAAHVQPQINEQTPELADTVPNRCGASSWAGASGEPTITVEAECMYGDFELAMDQLRHRLIATHNPEEIRGGGLLKYSDLLVRNFRPASETEIKSLERYMCSRFFIDFPDVSEQQRKIEAYLQCHFIGNEETSKYDYLMTLRRVIDESTVCLMGHERRQTLNMITVLALRVLGEQNAIPNTANVTCFYQPAPYMTEPIYSSYFITQAQPPLVYHPYPLHVHMQTGLV